In Thermocrinis minervae, a single genomic region encodes these proteins:
- a CDS encoding c-type heme family protein, producing the protein MRLPKPKSIRWKVAIPIVFIGLVSGLSVGLYSYYSEINQAKRNVEDQIRVAMAFTKASREYVRGILRPKIGELLASGCGGVDFVLEAQSSSFFTASIFKDVSERLGSFKLRQVAFNPLNPKDEPSEMEAKVINFLKATNSKEYTGIVEDTTGKQFVYASAVIPDAGCLACHGKRESMPKALLERYKPQYDPNWEVGKVVGAVMVTVPFDAVLAKAQLSGLVKGLVVFSIFLGIILFLIAALNYLVFEPISKLEHKAEEIAKGNVDEPVDITSEDEIGRLAQAFERMRVSIKKVMDLLK; encoded by the coding sequence TTTTCATCGGTTTGGTCTCAGGTTTGTCTGTAGGACTTTACTCCTACTACTCGGAGATAAACCAGGCCAAGAGGAACGTAGAGGACCAGATAAGGGTTGCCATGGCTTTTACGAAGGCTTCCAGGGAGTACGTGAGGGGTATACTAAGACCCAAGATAGGTGAGCTATTGGCTAGCGGTTGTGGTGGTGTGGACTTTGTCCTTGAGGCTCAGTCTTCTAGCTTCTTCACAGCATCTATCTTTAAGGACGTAAGCGAGAGGTTAGGAAGCTTTAAGCTAAGACAGGTGGCTTTCAATCCTTTAAACCCAAAGGATGAACCCTCGGAGATGGAAGCAAAGGTAATAAACTTTCTCAAGGCGACCAACAGTAAAGAGTACACGGGTATAGTGGAGGATACTACTGGAAAACAGTTTGTTTATGCATCCGCTGTGATACCTGATGCTGGCTGTCTTGCCTGTCATGGAAAAAGGGAAAGCATGCCAAAGGCTCTCTTAGAGAGGTACAAACCCCAGTACGATCCCAACTGGGAAGTGGGTAAGGTGGTAGGTGCTGTCATGGTAACCGTCCCATTTGATGCAGTGCTTGCCAAGGCACAGCTTTCTGGGCTTGTCAAGGGTCTTGTTGTGTTTTCCATATTCCTTGGAATAATCCTCTTCCTTATAGCGGCCCTTAACTACCTTGTGTTTGAGCCCATAAGTAAGCTTGAGCATAAAGCAGAAGAGATAGCAAAGGGTAACGTAGACGAGCCTGTGGACATCACCTCTGAGGACGAGATAGGAAGGCTTGCCCAAGCCTTTGAACGTATGAGGGTGAGCATCAAGAAGGTTATGGACCTTCTCAAGTAA